Part of the Sulfobacillus acidophilus DSM 10332 genome, AAAATTGGATTTACTTGTTGCTGTTAGGGTAGACTTAGGGTGAACTTTTCAATTCCAACATGGAAAACGGGTATCTCCTCATTGCAAGTTGGGGAGCTGTTACGGCGGTGTTCTCCTTGATGGTTCTGACAGGACATCATACGAGTGTGCCTATTGTCATTCGCATACTGCTTGATATCATCCCCGCTGGACTGATATTCTGGGTTGGCCGTGTTGCGAAACAGCAAGGCGCCAAGACATACGGGGTCGGGGCCGTTTCGATTCAAGTCGCCCGAGTCGTCTCGAACGTTCGTGTGTCCTTGCATTCGATCCGTGAGGGGGTATATCAATGGGTTGTCTATCGGACGTGCTGCGGCAACGGTTATCGAATGCCGGGATCTGTAGGAATAGTTAGGAATGCTATATTAAATTATTATCGTAAGCGAGGAGAGCGGGAAGACCTGGCTGCCGGGTCGATTTGGCGCAAATTCCCGCGTTGGTATATGACGGACCGGGTCTACCACCGGTTGCGCGATAACGATTTGCTGCTTGACCTGTTAGTGGACGCGGACTACGCGGCGATTGATCTGAGCCAATGGGTGCGGCAGACACGGCCAGACCTGCCCTCCGCAGACACTCTGGTGGCGGAGGTAGTGGCTCAAGTGGAGGCCTGGATGGAGCAGCGGCGGCAGTGGCTCGCGCGGGCGGGCTGGGCTTCGGTCTGAAGGGGGATAGGGCATGAACGTCGACGCGTTTGTGAACATTCTGCTCATCCTTTGGGGGATCTTTGAAATTGTTAACGTCCGCCGCCACCGTCCCCCGGATGGCGCCGTGGTGGACCGTCACAGTTTTGCCGGGATGTGGATTGCGATTGCCGTGGCCTTTACGCTGGCGAACCTCGTGCGGGCGTGGTGCCAAGCCCATCACGCGATCTTATGGCCCGCGAGCCTTCAAGTGCTGGGCTTGGGACTGATGGGGGCCGGGATCGGGTTGCGGGTGTACGCTATCCGGATGCTCGGGTCCCGGTTCACTCCTCGGGTGACCGTGCAACCGGGCCAGACGCTGGTCACGACGGGACCCTACCGCTGGGTACGCCATCCAACGTATACGGGACTCTGGCTGGCCTTAATCGGGGTGGGTGTGACGACCCGCTGCGGATGGGCGGTGCTGGTCTTGACGGGGATTCCGTTCATGGGTCTTTGGTACCGCATGCGCGTCGAGGAACAGGTGCTGACCGCCTTTTTCGGCGACGCCTACCGGGACTATGTGCAGCGGACCTGGCGATTGATCCCGTTCATCTATTAGTCCAGGGATTTCCCCGGTTGGGGTGTCCACCGGCATCGCGACCGGTCAGGGGTTTCGTCGTTCTATGCTGAGGCTAATCCAGGTGTCATTGGGCCCATAACCCGGACTGCACCGCCGACCGTCATTGGGCAATCCCTGTCGTGGAAGGGTTGTGCGGAAACAGGTGGGTGCGTGAGCCGGGATCCGACTCCAGCCAGTGGCCGCTTGCGTCCAGCCGGAACGAGACGGGGCCGTGTACCGTATCGATGGTGGCCGACCGTAATACGTGAATCAGACGCTCGGCCTGAGCCCATTCCAGCGTGCCGCATCGCGGGGGATCGCCTATCCAAGGAGTTCGTCCTGCGGGTAGGCGTTGAGGGAGGGCCAGATGCGTGAAATCGGTGGTCGCCGTCATCGGAACGCCATGGTAGGCCGCCACGACCGCCCAGCGGACGAACCTTCCGTCCTCGGCCCGGGCGGGGTGAAAGAGTCGGCCATAGGCGGGAAACCGGCTGGGCGCAATGGACACGAGCCGGCGATTCCCAAAGTGTGTCAAACGCTCGGTCATCCATTGCACTTCGACGGCATCAAAGGACCAGTCCACCATGTTTTTGTCTCCTTTTTCGATCAAATGTGATCCTGATTGTGTACGTTACACGATTCTCTAAGGGCCTCATGGCCCGAGGCCTGGCACGGCTGGACCGTCGGGTCGTCCATTGAGCGCGAGTCGTTTCCGCCTCATGGGACGGCAATAGGCTTGTCGAGCATTGCCTCGATAGGAAGTCCGCTCGTGCTCCCTGTTAACTGACGGTAAAACTAGCAAGACGCCCCGACGAGGCCGACCGTCCACACGGCGATTACCGCCCCGGTGATGAACCCCACCCACGATGTGAAGAGGGCGATATTGGCGAAAAGCAGAACCAGCCTCGTCAGCACGCCAGTTTGCCCGACGCCTTGATGCGTTCGGCACCAGACGGTTTCGCTGGATAACGTCCAGATCGTGCGGCGGATGCCGATCCACCAATTCGGCTGGACGTGCGGTAACACGTGGTGAGGAAGACCACCCAGCAAACCGGCCGGTGCGCCGACCAGGCGCGTGGCCATTCCAAGGCACGAGGTGGAAGGCTTCCAAGAGAATAAACGCTTGAATTACCGCCAGGAACCCGATGATGAGGCCCCCGACAAAGCGATAGGTGGGGGCCATGCTCGGATATGCCGACCGTCGGTGAAGCTCATTTTCGGGAGGCGCTGGCAGCGACTGACGATCTCGGCGATCGACATCAAAGACATGGACCAATTACGACCGGAACTCGGGTTAGAGGTGGAGACAGAGCAAACCGGTGAAACATCATCGGACGTTGCGTGAGGAGGGGCTCAGGATGCTTTTACAGCACCATACAGGATATTATCATGCCGGATGCTTTTCTTATCCAATTAACTTATGATGATTCCTTACACCATCTAAATTAGGCGGTTACATAAAGTGCATATCCGACTCCCGATCCATTGGGTGCTTCCTAAAACGGCAGACGCGAACGACCGTCTTTTTCTCCAGGCCCACCATAGTAACCGTCTGACGCCCCCTTTTGTCATGGAGGGCTCAATGGTGTCGATGGTCTACATGCGACCATTATCACCATGATGCTCTTCGAACAATTTTTTAGAAGTATTTTAAGGTAATTCGCGCCGTCCTGAGACCCTCAACTTCCGGTAAATATTGCGAACATGCGTTTTTACTGTGGTATATTCAATTTGGCATGATGTTGCAATATCCATGAGGGAGTAGTTTGCTTTTAGAAGATTATAAATTTCCTGTTCGCGCTGGGTTAATTCCGTTATCGACGATATGGTGTCTAGATTTCCTGTCTCGTCAATGGAGGGAGAAACCGTTGGGGTTTGATTCGAACTGTCATTATGCGGGCGTACTTGCCTGATTGGGACATACCTCGTGGCGAATCTGCGTTTGACTTTGATGGATCCCTGAATAGGGAGCCATGTAACCAGCGCATTTAAACCCATCCAGAAAACGAGAGCTTGGGTTGTGAATGCCATGTGAGTTACGGTATGTTGATAAAACCACAGGTAGAGGAGTAACAATTCGCTCAATCCTAATCCTAAAAATCCTCCGAGTACATCCCAATATAGCAATCCTTCGAATGATAGTGCTGGCAATAATGCCGGCGCATCAGTTTGGGTCGTGGTGGAAAACTGCAGTAACATCACGCCCCAAGCCAAGGCGTCCAAAACCAAAGCCATACCCAAGACGATCTGAAAATATCGCCATTTTTTGGTTGTTCGGCCTACACCGACTAAAATTCCGGTATACAGTGCCACAAACCCCGCTGTTAACAAGACACCATGAACATGGGGCGGGGGAAATGCCATCATGATCCAAAGAACGAATAATAAAACAACCCCACGGTATATGTTCACCCAATAAAAATGCTGGCGCTGTTGGCGTAAAGCCATTGTCATGTATGTCCCTCCTCGAATTAATCGGCGATGTCTAACGCCGACTCTGGCGGTTCTAGGCTTAGTTCGGGGCGACAAGGGGTTGCTGCGTAAAATTCGGAGTGCCACCGGAAAATACACAGGCAATGACAGGCCTATCGTGTTATTCTTCATGGATACTCCCAAATCCTGCTAATCTGCGACGAATACCGAGGATTAGTGCCGGAGGATATCGGGAGTACTTCCGACTCAGAACACATCCACAATGGTGTAGTCCTTTCAGTTACTTCAAAAATCATCCTTCTTGTCCTGGTGGTGGAGCCCTATAATCAGGGCGAATTTCGTACGGAGGTAGCGATTATGAACGAAGCACAAGTTACTCAGGTCCTAATCCGCACTGTTCAAGACATCAAACCATCCGAGCCGCAGATATCGGCTGTCACGTCGTTAGGAGAGCTGGATCTGGATTCTCTCGACACGTTGGAGTTGTTATATGCGTTGCAATCGTATGCCCCGGTCGCCCAAGACAACTTCTTAGACATTCCCGTCCCGGCGGATTGTCAACAATTAACCAACGGACTCACTGCTCGCACGGTTAGCGACGTCTTCCGACACGGAACCATTGGTGATTTGGCCCGAATCGTCATTCACATAGCTTCCCAAACTGGGGAGGTGCTGTAAGTTGTACCCCGCGACTGTGGCCGTTACGGGATTAGGAACGGTTACCGGCAGTGGAATCGGTCCGGGCTCCCTATGGAACGATGTCGTATCGGTCCGTCCGCGTGTCAGGTGCCTATCATTCGGCTCACGTAATTATCTAGGGGTATGTATTCCGGATCGGGAAGCTCTTCGTCATACCTGTTCAGACGTCGCTCGATATGATGATTTTACCTGGTTAGGATTTCTGGCTGCCCAAGAGGCTCTGTTCGACGCCGGGTGGGATACTCGACCCTCTAGCTTTACCCGGGCTGCAGTCATCATTGGCACCGCGTTTGGCGGTATAACAACAATTGAAGAAACATATCACGGCCTATTTGTAGCCAAGCGTGAACGAACCCGGCCCCTAACGCTTCCTTCCGCAATGTCCAACAGCCTCGCCGGGATAATCGCCACGCGGTATCGCATGGAAGGGCCCAATTTAACTCTATCGACAGCTTGTTCATCGTCTGCACATGCCATTGGGCTGGGATGGCAATGGATTTCCCATGGGATATGCGATGTAGTGGTGGCCGGCGGGTCGGATGCTCCGTTGGTATCTGGTACCTATGCAAGTTGGGACGCGTTAAAAGTCTTAGCTCCCCTATGCGATCCGCCCGATGTTGCCGTTAAGCCGTTCGACCAACAACGGCGCGGATTAGTATTAGGAGAAGGCGCAAGTGTCATCGTATTAGAGGCCGGTCACCGAGCCAAGTTGTGGTCGCGGCCGCCGTTGGCCTTTGTCCGGGGCTATGGTGCCTCCGCTGACGCAAAGCATCTTACGCACCCCGATGCCAATGGCATGGCACGAGCCATGGAACAATGTTTAATCAGCGGTTCCTGCTCTCCGTCTGAGGTGGATTATATCCATGCACATGGCACAGGGACCCTATCTAACGACATGGCTGAATCAGCTGCAATACGGCATGTGTTTGGTACGCCATCACCACCAGTCTCGTCGTCAAAGCCCATTACGGGACATACTATGGGCGCGGCGGGCTCAATCAGTGTCGCCGTTGCCATTTTGTCTCTCATGCATCAGACGATACCTGCGACGGCTAATTTGCGACATATCGATCCCCAGTGCGAAGGCGTTCATCATGTCACGGAACCCTTGAAATCGCCGATACGGCGTGTCATGGTGAATGCCTTTGGGTTTGGCGGAAACAATGCTTCGATTTTGATCGAGGCCGTCTCCTAAAGGCGCCGATGTAATTAAGGA contains:
- a CDS encoding Beta-ketoacyl-acyl-carrier-protein synthase I (PFAM: Beta-ketoacyl synthase, N-terminal domain; Beta-ketoacyl synthase, C-terminal domain~COGs: COG0304 3-oxoacyl-(acyl-carrier-protein) synthase~InterPro IPR014030:IPR014031~KEGG: gca:Galf_1156 beta-ketoacyl synthase~PFAM: Beta-ketoacyl synthase, C-terminal; Beta-ketoacyl synthase, N-terminal~PRIAM: Beta-ketoacyl-acyl-carrier-protein synthase I~SPTR: Beta-ketoacyl synthase) — encoded protein: MYPATVAVTGLGTVTGSGIGPGSLWNDVVSVRPRVRCLSFGSRNYLGVCIPDREALRHTCSDVARYDDFTWLGFLAAQEALFDAGWDTRPSSFTRAAVIIGTAFGGITTIEETYHGLFVAKRERTRPLTLPSAMSNSLAGIIATRYRMEGPNLTLSTACSSSAHAIGLGWQWISHGICDVVVAGGSDAPLVSGTYASWDALKVLAPLCDPPDVAVKPFDQQRRGLVLGEGASVIVLEAGHRAKLWSRPPLAFVRGYGASADAKHLTHPDANGMARAMEQCLISGSCSPSEVDYIHAHGTGTLSNDMAESAAIRHVFGTPSPPVSSSKPITGHTMGAAGSISVAVAILSLMHQTIPATANLRHIDPQCEGVHHVTEPLKSPIRRVMVNAFGFGGNNASILIEAVS
- a CDS encoding hypothetical protein (KEGG: afo:Afer_1999 hypothetical protein~SPTR: Putative uncharacterized protein), producing MVDWSFDAVEVQWMTERLTHFGNRRLVSIAPSRFPAYGRLFHPARAEDGRFVRWAVVAAYHGVPMTATTDFTHLALPQRLPAGRTPWIGDPPRCGTLEWAQAERLIHVLRSATIDTVHGPVSFRLDASGHWLESDPGSRTHLFPHNPSTTGIAQ
- a CDS encoding Isoprenylcysteine carboxyl methyltransferase (PFAM: Isoprenylcysteine carboxyl methyltransferase (ICMT) family~COGs: COG2020 Putative protein-S-isoprenylcysteine methyltransferase~InterPro IPR007269~KEGG: xom:XOO_0023 hypothetical protein~PFAM: Isoprenylcysteine carboxyl methyltransferase~SPTR: Putative uncharacterized protein) translates to MNVDAFVNILLILWGIFEIVNVRRHRPPDGAVVDRHSFAGMWIAIAVAFTLANLVRAWCQAHHAILWPASLQVLGLGLMGAGIGLRVYAIRMLGSRFTPRVTVQPGQTLVTTGPYRWVRHPTYTGLWLALIGVGVTTRCGWAVLVLTGIPFMGLWYRMRVEEQVLTAFFGDAYRDYVQRTWRLIPFIY
- a CDS encoding regulatory protein LuxR (PFAM: Bacterial regulatory proteins, luxR family~InterPro IPR000792~PFAM: Transcription regulator LuxR, C-terminal~SMART: Transcription regulator LuxR, C-terminal); the protein is MTMALRQQRQHFYWVNIYRGVVLLFVLWIMMAFPPPHVHGVLLTAGFVALYTGILVGVGRTTKKWRYFQIVLGMALVLDALAWGVMLLQFSTTTQTDAPALLPALSFEGLLYWDVLGGFLGLGLSELLLLYLWFYQHTVTHMAFTTQALVFWMGLNALVTWLPIQGSIKVKRRFATRYVPIRQVRPHNDSSNQTPTVSPSIDETGNLDTISSITELTQREQEIYNLLKANYSLMDIATSCQIEYTTVKTHVRNIYRKLRVSGRRELP